CCATCGCAAGGTTTTATGCGGGTGTGGGGCGAGTTGTGGGGGGAGTGATTCGGGCCGCATTGGGTTCAACGTTTGGGAAGTTGTGGGTGACGTTGACCGTCCGAGAGAGGGACCATCGCAAGGTTTTATGGGGTCTTTCCGCTCTTGAGCAGGAGCCGGCGAGTCAGGCAGGCGCGTCATCGAAGGCAGATACGTTCGCATGAAGAAGGGGGGCGAGCTTCATCCAGACGTGCGCGCCTTCGGGGCCGATGCGGGCCTCGAGTGGTTCGCCGGCCGGGAGGCGGAGCCAGCCCTGTGCGGTGACCGGCCCCTCGCTCAGGTGGAGTTGTCCCGAGATGACCAGAAGTTCCAGGCCATCGGGGTGGTCGATCGCGACCTCGGTGTGCGGTGCCCAGGTCTCCAGGCGGACCTGCTCGTGCTCGTCCTCGAAGAGCACTCGCGCTGAGCCCCCCTCGTGGCGCGGCGCAACCTGCTGGCCCTCTCCTGGAAGGCGCACGACGTGGGTGGTGTCGTCGGCTCGAAACTGCCAGAGGCGCACGAAGATGATGGCACCATCCTTCGCGGCGGGGGCGTGCGAGCTTCCCGGCGGGTTGCGCACGTAGCTCCCGGCCGGGTAGTCGCCCGCGTCGTCCTGAAAGACGCCGACGAGTACCAGAAACTCCTCTCCGCCCGTGTGCACGTGGGAGGGAAACGCGCTTCCCGGCGCATAACGCACGATGGAGGTGGCCCGCGCCTTCTCCGCTCCGCGTCGGAAGATCATCCGCCGCTCGACGCCGGCGGCCGGGCTGGGCACCCAGGGTTGCTGTGAGGCGTGCACGAGAGTGCGGCGAGCGAAGTCGTCATTGAGGCGCATCGGGGAACTCCGGGGAGATGATGAGGCAGGCTGGGCGGTCGAATTTGACTGTCCGAATTTGACTGTCCGAGAGAAGGACAGACGCGAGCTTTTATGCGGGTGATCGCAGGATCGAGGGGCGCAACGCCAGGCGGTTGTGAGGTGTGTCCGGGCGGGGCGCTGCCGCCGCGTTTGTGCGAGCTGAGAGGGGGGCACGCTCCGCAGGTGTGCCATCCGCTCGTCCCCCACATCGTCGGTGCAAGATGTGGGCTGGCAAGCTGGAGGTGTGAGGGCGCGTTGAAAACGATGATGAGATTCGCCGGGCAGGACCGTCCGAGACACGGACAAGGTCGAGTGTTTATGCGGTTAACCACCGTTTTTCGCCTGACGTCTCCCGCTCATGCCGTTACGCTTGCATGTTCTGATGCTTTCCCACCGGGGCGCTTATGCGAACGCGAAGATGTCGGTCGAAGGTCTATTGTGTCTTGCGAGAGCGGGCCTTGCCTGCGGTCGTGGTGGCGTTGGTTGTGTTTGCGGCCATGTCTTGCGACCCGGGGGCGGAGCGGCGCGCCGCCGCGATACGGGAGGTGGTGACAGCGGCGACCGTGGAACGGATGGACGCCGTGGTGGAGGAGGCCCGGGCGGAGATGCGCGCCGCGGGGGCCCGGAAGGAGGCGATGGCGTTTGTCGGGGAGACTCTGACCCGTGCGGTGCAGAAGGGTGACGAGGCTTCGGCGCGTCGATTGCGGGTGAAAGAGGGGTTGATACGTCTAACTGAGCGTTGGCGGCGTGCGAGATCCAGCACCGGCGCGGGGTGTGAGGCTTCCGCGAACTGCCCGTCAGATGCCGAGCGGCGGGAGGCCGATCGACGTGCCGGCGCGCTGGGCGACGAAGTCTGGCAGCGCTACGAGCAGGGTGCGACGGATGATGAGATTATTGAGTGGCTTTTGCAGGTTGAGGATATCCACATGATCTGGACCGGAAGCTCTGGCGTGATGTTGCAACTTAAGGGATCACATGAGGTGGGGATTCACCGGTGTGATTACCACAACCATGGCCCATTGCCCGACGCGTTGGGGGGGCGAGATGAGTTTTTTAATGGCCGAAGTGACTTTGCCGGTAGCCAGGCGTCGGGGCGCGAGCAGACGCCGTGGGGAAGCTCGCCGCGAATGAGCGACATCTGGTGAAGAGGGGCTGATCGACGGGGTTCGATCGGAGGTGTGATGTGTGACCCGGGGGGCATCCGTTCCCGTGAGTCAGACGTGATGGCCATGCGGGCAGTAGGGCGAGGTGTCTTCGTCGCGATGTGAGATCGCCGAGGTGGGGAGGTTCCGGGTTCAATGCCCAGTCTTGCTGTTATGCGGCGGTTTATGTTGAGCCGAGTTCCAGGGCCAGCGCCCGCTGATCTCCATCTCGATGGCGATGCTCAAAAACGTTCGGACAATGACGACCACACCCAGCGTCAGCGCCGCGTTCAACGTCTTGCCAGCGAAGATGGAGCGGGCGATCTCGGCGGCGAGTAAGAACTCCAGCGCGATGAGGAGGGTGCGGCCGACGCGGCGTCGGAGGTGGTCGTAGGTGCCGCTCCAGTCGTTCTGACGAGCGCGCTGCCGGAGCGCGAGGACGAGCGCGCCTCCCAGGCCTGCGGCAATGGCGAGGAGCGCGGTATGTGTCCGTCCGAGACAGGGACGAGCGCAAGTGTTTATGAGCTTGAGGTGTGTCTGTGTGTCCGTCTGTGTGTCCGTCCGAGACAGGGACATCGTCTGGCTTTTATGCGGGTGAAGGTATGATCGCAGGCTCGGTTCCGGGCAGGAGATTCACTACTTGCGCGACACTGTAAGAAAGGGCTCGCAGGCGGGCAGATGCCGGGAGGCTTCTTCGGTGATTGCTGTGTGTCCGTCTGCTGTGTGTCCGTCCGAGACAGGGACATCGTCTGTGGCGTGTCCGTCCGAGACAGGGACATTGTCTGGCTTTTATGCGGGTGAAGGTATGATCGCAGGCTCGGTTCCGGGCAGGAGATTCACTGCTTGCGCGACACGGTAAGAAAGGGCTCGCAGGCGGGCATATGCAGGGAGGCTTCTTCGGTGATTGCCGCCTCGCAGGAGAGCTGGAGGGTGGTGTCGCCAACGGTCGGGTAGGCGGTGAGGACGAGCTGGGGCAGGTAGCCCTCTTTGTCGACCCGCCAGCCCGAGCATGCGACAGGTTCGCCGAGAAATTCGCAGTCGAAAGGGATGGGAAGTGCGTCGGGGAAGGATCTGACGAAGTCCTGCTCACGAGACTCCAGGTCGTGGCGCGAGATGGACGCGGGATGCTCGGTCCAGGAGAAGATGGTGTTCTCGCAGCGTATGTTCTTCTCCATCAGTTGGCAGCCATCGGGGAGTTCGATGGGCTCGCCGGCGAGGTACAGACCGGTGAGGCGATTGGCGTTGGCCAGCCCCCGGAGCAGACGCAGGCGGATGGAGCACTCCGTCGCCCAGTTCGCGATAAGTTGGTCGGGCAGAAAACAGGTGAAGAAGCGGTAACGCTGCGGCCCGCTCGGGGCGTATCCGGCAAAGGCGTTGATGGTCTCATTGTGACGCTCGGCCCGGAAGTGCCGCAGCTGCAAGGTGCCGGCGTCAGCGCTCACCTCAACCCGATTCCCGCGGTAGACCGACCAGCTCGCCTTCTGAAGGGTGTGCTCGACGCTGCTCTCCTGCGTCGCGATCATGAGGGGGGTGATGTCGGTGGTCTCCACGCGGGCCAAAAAACTCAGCGTTACGCCGCAGGTGAGGATGTATGAGATCGGATCGTCGTCGGTGAAGGTGCAGCCCGCTGGAAGTTGTGGCGGAGGGGTGATGCGGAACTCGGTCTGGATGACGGTGCCCGTGCGTTCAAGGGTCGGTGACGCGGGGGACGTTGCGGGTGATGCTGCGCTGGCACAGGCCGTGGCCAGGGAAGCCAGCAGGGATAGCGTCACGAAGAGGGGAATCAAGGCAGGCACGTCGCTCGATCGGAGTGGGAGTGGAGGCGTTATGAACGCGTTTTAGGCGGCGCGAGTGTATCGCGGCGGTGGGGGAGGGGCCAGCTGATGCTCGGGGCGTCGGGAGGCATCACGCAGAGGGACTTGCCTCGGGGATGGGGCGCGATGTGAATGAGGCATCGTTTCCCCCCGGGCACACGGCCGAGGAGGACCTCCGGGGCAAGGCGGAAGGTGTGGAGTGATTCGGGAGGTATTCGTCAGGCCGGGGACTCGTCAGAGCGATTGGGGCGGTTAGGTTGCCGGGGAGGTTCGTGATGCGGGCGGAGCGCGAGGTTTTGCCGGATAGGAGGGCGTGCAGGTCAGGGAAAGCCGGGATGGGGCGCCGAGATGCTCTTGCGATGTGTTGGCACTGAGTCAAGGAGACGACCATGTTTGATATCGAGATGTTTATGTTGAAGGGCAAGGTGGCCGTGGTCACCGGAGCCGGCGCGGGGATTGGGCGCGGGATTGCCCGGACGTTTGCGGCGGCTGGAGCGCGTGTGGTGGTCAGTGATCTCAGTGAGGAGGCGGCTGAGGCGGTGGCCCAAGCGATCGTGAATGAAGGGGGAGTGGCTCAGGCCCTGGCGTGTGATGTGACCCGGGAGTCTGATCTGGAGGCATTGGTAGAGGGGTGCGTGGGGCGATTCGGGCGTCTGGACATTCTGGTGAGCAATGCCGGCGGGGGAGGGCCAAAGCCCTTTGATATGCCGATGGAGGCGTTTCGGCAGGCCTTTGAACTCAATCTCTTCTCGTTGTTTCGCCTCTCTCAGCTGGTGGCGCCGAAGATGGCGCAGGTGGGAGGGGGGGCGATTCTGGGGATCACGTCGATGGCCGGGGAGAACACAAATAAACGCATGGCGGCCTATGGTGCTTCGAAGGCTGCGGCCAATCATTTGATTCGGAACATCGCCTTTGATCTGGGCGGGGAGAATATCCGGGTGAACGGTATTGCCCCGGGGGCCACGCGTACCGAGGCGTTGAGCTCGGTTCTTAACGAGGAGATCGAGGCGCGAATGCTCAAGCATACCCCTCTGGGGCGTCTGGGTGAGGTGGATGATATGGCCAACGCGGCGCTGTTTTTGTGTTCGCCTGCGGCGGGTTGGATCAGTGGGCAGATCGTGACGGTCTCGGGCGGCGGTGTGCAGGAATTGGACTGAAGGAGACGTGATGATGCTACGAGCGATGGTGTTGGTGGTTGTGGGCCTGAGTGTCTCGTGCGCGAGTGCACCGCCTGCAACGAGCGATTCGACACCGAACCTGGAAGAGGGAGCGAAGGCGGATGTGGAAAGCAGGTCCGAGGAGCGTTGGGATGCAGCGAGCTCCGATCCCGGGAAGCTGGGCTGGATGCAGGGGTATCCGCCTGCGGAGGATCGTGTGATTCGTTTTTATGAAGGTGACTATTTCAGCTTTCCGCGTCTGCGCTGGACGGTGTGCCACTTTCGAGAGTTGATGCCGACGGTAGGCGTGGCGCGGGGCCCGGAGGCTGCGGGGGCGCTGGAGGTCGAGTTGATGCCGGGGTTGGCCGAGGTGAGGGTGGAGCCGTCCGATGGCAGCGAGGCGATGAGCTGGGAGGAGGCGCTGGATGCGTTGTACACCGACGGGGTGTTGGTGATGCATCACGGGCGTGTGGTCTACGAGCGCTACAGCGGATGTATGAGCCCGGAGCGTTTGCACGGGGCGATGTCGGTGACGAAGTCGCTGACGGGTCTGCTTGGCGAGATTCTGGTGGCCGAGGGGGCGCTTGATGAGGAGGCGTTGGTGGGGGAGTTGGTGCCTGAGCTTGAGGGGAGCGCCTTTGGTGATGCGACGCTTCGCCAGGTGATGGATATGACCAGCGCGTTGGCCTTCTCGGAGGACTA
The window above is part of the Lujinxingia sediminis genome. Proteins encoded here:
- the hdhA gene encoding 7-alpha-hydroxysteroid dehydrogenase, with the protein product MFDIEMFMLKGKVAVVTGAGAGIGRGIARTFAAAGARVVVSDLSEEAAEAVAQAIVNEGGVAQALACDVTRESDLEALVEGCVGRFGRLDILVSNAGGGGPKPFDMPMEAFRQAFELNLFSLFRLSQLVAPKMAQVGGGAILGITSMAGENTNKRMAAYGASKAAANHLIRNIAFDLGGENIRVNGIAPGATRTEALSSVLNEEIEARMLKHTPLGRLGEVDDMANAALFLCSPAAGWISGQIVTVSGGGVQELD
- a CDS encoding cupin domain-containing protein gives rise to the protein MRLNDDFARRTLVHASQQPWVPSPAAGVERRMIFRRGAEKARATSIVRYAPGSAFPSHVHTGGEEFLVLVGVFQDDAGDYPAGSYVRNPPGSSHAPAAKDGAIIFVRLWQFRADDTTHVVRLPGEGQQVAPRHEGGSARVLFEDEHEQVRLETWAPHTEVAIDHPDGLELLVISGQLHLSEGPVTAQGWLRLPAGEPLEARIGPEGAHVWMKLAPLLHANVSAFDDAPA
- a CDS encoding DUF1622 domain-containing protein: MSLSRTDTQTDTQTHLKLINTCARPCLGRTHTALLAIAAGLGGALVLALRQRARQNDWSGTYDHLRRRVGRTLLIALEFLLAAEIARSIFAGKTLNAALTLGVVVIVRTFLSIAIEMEISGRWPWNSAQHKPPHNSKTGH